One window from the genome of Candidatus Didemnitutus sp. encodes:
- a CDS encoding MFS transporter, producing the protein MSDPFPSNSARNPWSWIPTLYFAEGVPYVVVMTLSTVLYKNLGISNTDIALYTSWLYLPWVIKPLWSPLVDLFRTKRFWIWTLQFVIGVAFALVALTLPAAKFFQLSLAVFWLMAFSSATHDIAADGFYLLAMPTGEQAAFVGVRTTFYRLATLSAQGGLVYLAGKLIASTGSVVTAWSLVFGLLAAVFCVLGALHCFVLPRPEADRATAQGSDTLREFFAVFRSFFDRPGIGLILFFLLVYRLAESQALKLLSPFLLDKRETGGLALTNEQLGIAYGTIGIIALTLGGLTGGWAISRAGLRRLLWPMIFSMHTPIVAFLLLALYQPSSLWVVSTAIAVEQFGYGFGFTAYMLYMIKVAEGAHKTAHYAICTGFMALGMMVPGMAAGWIEDHVGYVKFFVWVLTATLPSFFAVSLVAKTIDPAFGKKSS; encoded by the coding sequence ATGTCCGACCCCTTCCCCTCAAACTCCGCCCGCAATCCTTGGTCGTGGATTCCCACGCTCTATTTTGCGGAGGGCGTGCCCTACGTCGTGGTGATGACGCTCTCGACGGTGCTCTACAAGAACCTGGGCATCTCGAACACCGACATCGCGCTCTACACGAGCTGGCTTTACCTGCCGTGGGTCATCAAGCCGCTGTGGTCGCCGCTGGTGGACCTTTTCCGCACGAAACGCTTTTGGATTTGGACGCTGCAGTTCGTCATCGGCGTGGCCTTCGCGCTCGTCGCGCTGACGCTGCCGGCGGCGAAGTTCTTTCAGCTGTCGCTCGCGGTGTTCTGGCTGATGGCGTTCAGCTCCGCGACACACGACATCGCGGCGGACGGATTTTATCTGCTGGCGATGCCGACCGGTGAGCAGGCGGCGTTCGTCGGCGTGCGCACGACGTTCTACCGGCTCGCGACGCTTTCGGCGCAGGGCGGGCTCGTTTACCTCGCCGGTAAACTCATCGCGTCGACGGGCAGCGTGGTCACCGCGTGGTCGCTCGTCTTCGGTCTGCTCGCGGCGGTGTTCTGCGTGCTGGGCGCGCTGCATTGCTTCGTGCTGCCGCGCCCGGAAGCCGATCGCGCGACGGCGCAGGGTTCGGACACGCTGCGGGAATTCTTCGCGGTGTTTCGCTCGTTCTTCGATCGGCCCGGCATCGGGCTGATCCTGTTCTTCCTGCTCGTTTATCGCCTCGCCGAGTCGCAGGCGTTGAAACTGCTTTCGCCGTTCCTGCTCGATAAACGCGAGACCGGCGGTCTCGCGCTCACGAACGAGCAGCTCGGCATCGCCTACGGCACGATCGGCATCATCGCGCTGACCCTCGGCGGGCTCACGGGCGGCTGGGCCATCTCGCGCGCCGGCCTGCGTCGGCTGCTGTGGCCGATGATTTTCTCGATGCACACGCCGATCGTGGCGTTCCTGCTGCTCGCGCTTTATCAGCCGTCGAGCCTGTGGGTCGTGTCGACGGCGATCGCGGTGGAGCAATTCGGCTACGGCTTCGGATTCACCGCCTACATGCTCTACATGATCAAGGTCGCCGAGGGCGCCCACAAGACGGCGCACTACGCGATCTGCACGGGTTTCATGGCGCTCGGCATGATGGTGCCCGGCATGGCGGCCGGCTGGATCGAGGATCACGTCGGCTACGTGAAGTTCTTCGTCTGGGTCCTCACGGCGACGCTGCCGTCCTTCTTCGCCGTCTCCCTCGTGGCCAAGACAATCGACCCGGCCTTCGGAAAGAAGAGCTCCTGA
- a CDS encoding glycoside hydrolase family 3 protein codes for MSAPAFPSSLREKIGQLLLLGFKGGTPADTALIVRDLREHAVGSVILFDIDMTGTIDTGQPGGRNVKSPEQLRALVAHLQSHARLPLLVAIDQEGGRVNRLKPAYGFPETISAEELGQRDDLAFTRAQSEATACTLAAAGINFNLAPVVDLDANPDNPIIKGKRRSFAADPEKVARHAAEWVRGHRAHGVLSCAKHFPGHGSAAGDTHLGLVDVTATWHERELTPFARLIEAGLGDAFMSAHVFNARLDPALPATLSRPVITELLRNKLGFRGVVLSDDMEMKAISAHYGLERAVVSAVNAGVDLLCFGNNMSYDPDIAPKVIALIERAVADGRLPEARIDESCERVLALKRSAGLIP; via the coding sequence ATGTCCGCCCCGGCTTTCCCCTCCTCGTTGCGCGAAAAAATCGGCCAGCTGCTGCTGCTCGGCTTCAAGGGCGGCACGCCCGCCGACACCGCGTTGATCGTCCGCGACCTGCGCGAGCACGCCGTCGGCAGCGTGATCCTCTTCGACATCGACATGACCGGCACGATCGACACCGGCCAGCCCGGCGGTCGCAACGTGAAGTCGCCCGAACAGCTGCGCGCGCTCGTCGCCCACCTGCAATCACACGCGCGCCTGCCCTTGCTCGTCGCGATCGATCAGGAAGGCGGCCGCGTCAACCGGTTGAAGCCCGCCTACGGTTTTCCCGAGACGATTTCCGCCGAAGAGCTCGGCCAACGTGACGACCTCGCTTTCACCCGCGCGCAATCCGAGGCCACGGCGTGCACACTCGCGGCGGCCGGCATCAACTTCAACCTCGCGCCCGTCGTCGACCTCGACGCCAACCCGGACAACCCGATCATCAAGGGCAAGCGCCGCAGCTTCGCCGCCGATCCAGAAAAGGTCGCGCGTCACGCCGCCGAGTGGGTGCGCGGCCATCGCGCGCACGGCGTGCTGAGTTGCGCGAAACATTTCCCGGGCCACGGCAGCGCTGCCGGCGACACGCACCTCGGTCTCGTCGACGTCACCGCGACGTGGCACGAGCGCGAGCTCACGCCGTTCGCGCGACTCATCGAAGCCGGACTCGGCGACGCGTTCATGAGCGCGCACGTGTTCAACGCCCGGCTCGATCCCGCCCTGCCGGCCACGCTCTCGCGCCCGGTCATTACGGAGCTGCTGCGTAACAAACTCGGTTTCCGCGGCGTCGTGTTGAGCGACGACATGGAAATGAAAGCCATCTCTGCGCACTACGGCCTCGAGCGCGCCGTCGTCTCGGCCGTCAACGCCGGCGTCGATCTGCTCTGCTTCGGCAACAACATGAGCTACGACCCCGACATCGCGCCGAAGGTCATCGCTCTGATTGAGCGCGCCGTGGCCGACGGCCGCCTCCCTGAAGCGCGCATCGACGAATCGTGCGAGCGCGTCCTCGCGCTGAAACGCAGCGCGGGACTGATTCCGTGA
- a CDS encoding acyltransferase: protein MIHPTPESSVARTAALDRLRSLLTLLVIAHHAVLAYFLYAPPPGAFDGSLIWGAFPIIDAARAQGVDLLVLWNDSFFMALMFLLAGLFTGPSLARKGTGGFLLDRFARLGLPFIVSAGVLAPLAYYPAYLQRASATAATGFFDAWAKLPNWPAGPAWFLWVLLAFSALAALLHVTLPRVFEALTSAGEWLRARPSCLVGAWIVAALLAYMPIVMKVDYMHWASWGPFFVQSSRVLLYAMYFFYGVALGGRGDGARELVAPTGPLARRWVLWQVAAGVVFVVFVVAVVVNGIKASRGEFSLAWGVTAGVLMTVSGVVTSTGLLAWAARKGGTENAIWASLRRNAYGMYLVHYVIVIWLQYALLAFALPGLVKAILVTAVGIGLSWAATAALRRLPGLRAIL, encoded by the coding sequence ATGATCCATCCCACTCCCGAATCATCCGTTGCGCGCACCGCGGCACTCGACCGCTTGCGCTCGCTGCTCACCTTGCTCGTGATCGCCCACCACGCGGTGCTGGCGTATTTCCTCTACGCGCCGCCGCCCGGCGCGTTCGACGGCTCCCTGATCTGGGGCGCCTTTCCCATCATCGATGCCGCGCGCGCCCAGGGCGTCGATCTATTGGTGCTGTGGAACGACTCGTTTTTCATGGCGCTGATGTTCCTGCTCGCGGGCCTGTTCACGGGGCCGAGCCTCGCGCGCAAGGGCACGGGCGGCTTCCTGCTCGATCGCTTCGCGCGCCTCGGCTTGCCGTTCATCGTCAGCGCCGGCGTGCTCGCGCCGCTGGCCTATTACCCGGCCTATCTGCAACGCGCGTCCGCGACGGCCGCGACCGGTTTCTTCGACGCTTGGGCGAAACTCCCGAACTGGCCCGCCGGCCCGGCGTGGTTCCTGTGGGTGTTGCTCGCGTTCAGTGCTCTCGCCGCGCTGTTGCACGTCACACTGCCGCGGGTGTTCGAGGCGTTGACGAGTGCGGGCGAATGGCTCCGCGCGCGACCGTCCTGTCTGGTGGGCGCGTGGATCGTCGCCGCGCTGCTGGCCTACATGCCGATCGTGATGAAGGTGGACTACATGCACTGGGCGAGCTGGGGCCCGTTCTTCGTGCAGAGTTCGCGCGTGCTCCTCTATGCGATGTATTTCTTCTACGGCGTCGCCCTCGGCGGACGCGGCGACGGCGCGCGCGAGCTCGTCGCGCCGACCGGCCCGTTGGCGCGGCGTTGGGTGCTCTGGCAAGTCGCGGCAGGCGTCGTGTTCGTGGTGTTCGTCGTCGCCGTGGTCGTGAATGGCATCAAGGCCTCGCGCGGCGAGTTCTCCCTCGCGTGGGGTGTGACCGCCGGCGTGCTGATGACCGTGAGCGGCGTGGTCACGAGCACGGGACTGCTCGCGTGGGCCGCCCGGAAAGGCGGCACCGAAAACGCGATTTGGGCGAGCCTGCGCCGCAACGCCTACGGCATGTATCTCGTGCACTACGTGATCGTCATCTGGCTCCAATACGCGCTCCTCGCCTTCGCGCTGCCCGGATTGGTGAAGGCGATCCTCGTCACCGCGGTCGGCATCGGCCTGAGCTGGGCCGCGACTGCCGCCCTGCGCCGCCTGCCCGGTCTGCGTGCAATCCTCTGA
- a CDS encoding family 10 glycosylhydrolase, whose translation MSEPSFLRRVARDLRARVLDSRCYLPRSEIAGYLAATLTVLLLAGCATKPTPPAKPTAPIAEELPPPAPREFRGVWVATVNNIDWPSKKGLTAAQQRAEIVAILDRAKALHLNAVIFQVRPSADAFYKSDLEPWSEYLTGKQGKSPGYDPLAVWVEEAHRRGLELHAWFNPYRARHPEAKSPLVKSHIFYGYPRAVKKYGDYLWMDPGEPFAAERTLAVIRDVVRRYDIDGVHIDDYFYPYPIAKPLPANAPKDAKAEEVDFPDEPSWQAYRKAGGKLARADWRRENVDRLVEKIHAAVHAEKPWVQFGVSPFGLGRPDRRPAGIKGFSQYDKLYADVELWLERGWLDYFVPQLYWPLASKEQSFPALLDYWIGQNRVGRAIYAGLFTSAISDEKKWSPNDITQQIALTRARPGAGGQVHFSAIAFMDGRKGINEKLAPLYATPALVPAATWLGTKAPAAPALARAADGKLRITVTPDATLFAMWTRRGAQWSFTVQSARQTELALAPDVDAVVVSTVNRLGNESPRATLVIARK comes from the coding sequence ATGAGCGAACCATCCTTCCTTCGGCGGGTGGCCCGCGACCTCCGGGCGCGGGTGCTCGATTCCCGCTGCTACCTCCCGCGCTCGGAGATCGCGGGCTACCTCGCTGCCACGCTGACCGTTCTTCTCCTCGCCGGCTGCGCCACGAAGCCCACGCCTCCCGCAAAACCCACCGCGCCCATCGCCGAAGAACTCCCTCCGCCCGCTCCGCGCGAATTTCGCGGCGTGTGGGTCGCGACGGTCAACAACATCGACTGGCCGAGCAAGAAGGGCCTGACCGCCGCGCAACAGCGCGCCGAAATCGTTGCGATCCTCGATCGCGCCAAGGCGCTCCATCTCAACGCCGTCATTTTCCAAGTCCGTCCGTCCGCCGACGCGTTCTACAAGTCCGACCTCGAGCCGTGGTCCGAGTATCTCACCGGCAAACAGGGCAAGTCGCCCGGCTACGATCCGCTCGCCGTCTGGGTCGAGGAGGCGCACCGGCGCGGCCTCGAACTGCACGCTTGGTTCAACCCGTATCGCGCGCGCCATCCCGAGGCGAAATCCCCGTTGGTGAAGTCGCACATCTTCTACGGCTATCCGCGCGCCGTGAAAAAATACGGCGACTACCTCTGGATGGACCCGGGCGAGCCGTTCGCCGCCGAGCGCACGCTCGCCGTCATCCGCGATGTCGTGCGCCGCTACGACATCGATGGCGTGCACATCGACGATTATTTCTATCCGTATCCGATCGCGAAGCCGCTCCCGGCCAACGCGCCGAAGGACGCGAAGGCGGAGGAGGTCGATTTCCCCGACGAGCCGTCCTGGCAGGCCTATCGCAAGGCCGGCGGCAAACTGGCCCGCGCCGACTGGCGCCGCGAGAACGTCGACCGCCTCGTGGAAAAAATCCACGCCGCCGTCCACGCCGAGAAACCGTGGGTGCAGTTCGGCGTCAGCCCGTTCGGACTCGGCCGGCCCGACCGTCGCCCGGCCGGCATCAAGGGTTTCAGCCAATACGACAAGCTCTACGCCGACGTGGAGCTCTGGCTCGAGCGCGGCTGGCTCGATTACTTCGTGCCGCAGCTTTACTGGCCGCTCGCGAGCAAGGAACAGTCGTTCCCCGCGTTGCTCGATTACTGGATTGGCCAAAATCGCGTCGGCCGCGCGATCTACGCCGGCCTGTTCACCAGCGCCATCAGCGACGAGAAAAAATGGTCACCGAACGACATCACGCAACAGATCGCGCTCACCCGCGCGCGGCCCGGCGCGGGTGGCCAGGTGCATTTCAGCGCCATCGCGTTCATGGATGGCCGCAAGGGCATCAACGAAAAGCTCGCGCCGCTCTACGCCACGCCGGCGCTCGTGCCCGCGGCCACGTGGCTCGGCACAAAAGCGCCCGCCGCGCCGGCGCTCGCGCGTGCCGCGGACGGCAAGCTGCGGATCACCGTGACACCCGACGCCACGCTCTTCGCCATGTGGACGCGGCGCGGCGCGCAATGGAGTTTCACGGTCCAATCTGCGCGCCAAACCGAGCTCGCGCTCGCACCCGACGTCGACGCGGTCGTCGTCAGCACCGTCAACCGTCTCGGCAACGAAAGCCCGCGGGCGACGCTAGTGATAGCCCGTAAATAA
- a CDS encoding sigma-70 family RNA polymerase sigma factor — protein MKAPEVMALLNTASDADLVAACLGGNRSAFEQIVERYQRLLCSLAYSSLGDVAASEDVAQETFITAWLKLGELREPEKLRAWLCSILRFKISHARRRDGREPARRAAPLDHALELPSDEPSADIAAADRDDQALVWQALRNLPETYREPLVLFYREHRSIEHVAAELDLTEDNVKQRLARGRNMLKEQVLALVEGALARSTPGRVFTVGVLAALPALSPPAKAAVAGTAAAAATKGAGGLAKFALFATILASVSGFITTVMTLRMNLDQARTARERRVVVVTTAVLFGSFIGFLLFIFGLRIAAMRWPGQLPAIAVVHHVALVLFSFAWSFALIRSLRIGRELRSAERLREPEKFSHPSDRADSRLAEYRSRATLLGLPLVHLRFSTPDADRGPAVGWIAGGDRAIGVLFAFGGWAVGLVSVGGVALGALTLGGVSLGLLSLGAICFGGVAVGSVSVGWHASGSLSATAWETARSANLAFSQHIAAAPFALAPHANDGVAQRMMADPNAGRDWLIFCALIVVLSLVPTTLYARAVRRRIARPPD, from the coding sequence ATGAAAGCGCCCGAAGTCATGGCCCTGCTCAACACTGCCAGCGATGCCGATCTGGTCGCCGCCTGCCTCGGCGGCAATCGCTCCGCGTTCGAACAGATCGTCGAGCGCTACCAACGCCTGCTCTGCTCGCTGGCCTACTCGTCGCTCGGCGATGTCGCCGCGAGCGAGGACGTCGCGCAGGAAACCTTCATCACCGCGTGGCTGAAACTCGGCGAATTGCGCGAACCGGAAAAACTCCGCGCGTGGCTCTGCTCCATTCTCCGTTTCAAGATCAGCCACGCGCGCCGGCGCGACGGACGCGAGCCCGCCCGCCGCGCCGCGCCGCTCGACCACGCGCTCGAACTCCCGAGTGACGAACCCTCGGCCGACATCGCCGCCGCCGACCGCGACGATCAGGCGCTCGTCTGGCAGGCCCTGCGCAACCTGCCGGAAACCTACCGTGAGCCGCTCGTGCTGTTCTACCGCGAGCATCGCTCGATCGAGCATGTCGCCGCCGAGCTCGATCTCACCGAGGATAACGTGAAACAGCGCCTCGCGCGCGGCCGCAACATGCTCAAGGAGCAGGTGCTCGCGCTCGTCGAAGGCGCGCTCGCGCGCAGCACGCCGGGCCGCGTGTTCACGGTGGGCGTGCTCGCCGCGCTCCCCGCGCTGTCGCCGCCCGCCAAGGCCGCCGTCGCCGGCACCGCCGCCGCGGCGGCGACGAAAGGCGCGGGCGGCCTCGCGAAGTTCGCCCTCTTCGCGACCATTCTCGCCTCGGTCAGCGGCTTCATCACGACGGTGATGACGCTGCGCATGAACCTCGACCAAGCCCGCACCGCGCGCGAGCGGCGCGTCGTGGTCGTGACCACCGCCGTGCTCTTCGGCAGCTTCATCGGTTTTCTGCTGTTCATCTTCGGACTGCGGATCGCCGCCATGCGCTGGCCGGGGCAATTGCCCGCGATCGCCGTGGTTCATCACGTCGCGCTCGTGCTGTTCTCCTTCGCCTGGTCGTTCGCGCTGATCCGTTCGCTGCGCATCGGCCGCGAGTTGCGTTCGGCGGAGCGGCTGCGCGAACCGGAAAAATTCTCGCACCCGTCCGACCGCGCCGACTCGCGCCTCGCCGAATATCGCAGCCGCGCGACGCTGCTGGGCCTGCCGCTGGTGCACCTCCGTTTTTCCACGCCTGATGCCGATCGGGGTCCCGCGGTTGGCTGGATCGCCGGCGGCGATCGCGCGATCGGCGTGCTGTTCGCCTTCGGCGGTTGGGCCGTCGGCCTCGTCAGCGTGGGAGGTGTCGCGCTCGGTGCGCTCACGCTCGGCGGAGTGAGCCTCGGCCTGCTGAGCCTCGGCGCGATTTGCTTCGGCGGCGTGGCGGTCGGGTCCGTGTCGGTCGGCTGGCACGCGTCCGGTTCGCTGTCAGCCACCGCGTGGGAAACCGCGCGCAGCGCCAATCTCGCGTTCTCGCAGCACATCGCCGCCGCGCCGTTCGCCCTCGCGCCGCACGCCAACGACGGCGTCGCGCAGCGCATGATGGCCGATCCCAACGCCGGCCGCGACTGGCTGATTTTCTGCGCGCTCATCGTCGTGCTGAGCCTCGTGCCGACGACGCTCTACGCGCGCGCCGTGCGCCGGCGCATCGCACGTCCGCCCGACTAA
- a CDS encoding dipeptide epimerase codes for MQLRFVPHTLALRHAFGIASNTRTSTPAMLVEVERDGVTGYGEASMPPYLGETQESAAKFFTLAQPLLARVADPFQLEEILPAVDALAPGNTAAKAAIDIALHDWIGKKLGAPWHRLWGLDAAKAPVTSFTIGIDTPEVVREKTREAAPYKILKIKLGRDAATDRQLVTTIREVTNVALTVDANQGWTNRDDALRMIEWLAPQNVLFIEQPMRKAALDDIAWLRERSPLPLIADESLQRLDDVPRLRGVFDGINIKLMKSTGLREAHKSIVLARALGMKVMLGCMTETSCAISAAAQLSPLVDWADLDGALLIKDDPFDGARIVDGRVTLNDRPGIGAVRR; via the coding sequence ATGCAGCTCCGCTTCGTTCCGCACACGCTGGCCCTGCGCCACGCCTTCGGCATCGCGTCCAACACCCGCACGTCCACGCCCGCCATGCTCGTCGAAGTCGAGCGCGACGGCGTGACAGGCTACGGCGAGGCCTCGATGCCGCCGTATCTCGGCGAGACGCAGGAGAGCGCGGCGAAGTTCTTCACCCTCGCCCAGCCGCTGCTCGCTCGCGTGGCGGACCCGTTTCAGCTCGAAGAAATCCTTCCCGCCGTCGACGCGCTGGCGCCCGGCAACACCGCCGCAAAAGCCGCAATCGACATCGCGCTGCACGACTGGATCGGCAAGAAACTCGGCGCGCCGTGGCACCGCCTGTGGGGCCTCGACGCCGCCAAGGCGCCCGTGACGTCGTTCACCATCGGCATCGATACGCCCGAAGTCGTCCGCGAGAAGACGCGCGAGGCCGCGCCCTACAAGATTCTCAAAATCAAACTCGGCCGCGATGCCGCAACGGATCGCCAACTCGTCACGACGATCCGAGAGGTCACGAACGTCGCTCTCACCGTCGACGCCAACCAGGGCTGGACCAACCGCGACGACGCGCTGCGCATGATCGAATGGCTCGCGCCGCAGAACGTCCTTTTCATCGAGCAGCCGATGCGGAAAGCCGCGCTCGACGACATCGCGTGGCTCCGCGAGCGCAGTCCGCTGCCGCTGATCGCCGACGAGAGTCTGCAGCGTCTCGACGACGTGCCGCGCCTGCGCGGCGTGTTCGACGGCATCAACATCAAGCTCATGAAATCGACCGGCCTGCGTGAAGCGCACAAGTCGATCGTCCTCGCCCGCGCGCTCGGCATGAAAGTCATGCTCGGCTGTATGACTGAGACCTCGTGCGCCATCTCCGCTGCCGCGCAACTCTCGCCGCTCGTCGACTGGGCCGACCTCGACGGCGCGCTGCTGATCAAGGACGACCCGTTCGACGGCGCACGCATCGTCGACGGCCGCGTGACGCTCAACGACCGCCCCGGCATCGGCGCGGTGCGACGCTGA
- a CDS encoding anhydro-N-acetylmuramic acid kinase yields the protein MSSGPKDELCVGVLSGTSVDAVDAALVKFGARIELIATHTLPYPPELRAELIALAVPGANEIDRLGAADVAVGRHFARAVHELIAFAGREREDIRAIGSHGQTVRHRPREKTPFTLQVGDPNTIATETGVPVVADFRRKDMALGGQGAPLVPAFHNAVFRSRREARAVVNIGGIANVTLLPADPNALVLGYDTGPGNTLLDAWCRRQLGEPMDRDGAFAARGKVREDLLRAWLADDFFARPAPKSTGPEYFSPAWLEARVGDAAPADVQATLVALTAQSISDAIRTRIGFEHAGVFVCGGGAHNPVLMRAIAERLPRCKVQTTAALGIEPGWVEAMAFAWLARQRVHGAPGNCPAVTGAARPAVLGGLWLPG from the coding sequence ATGAGTTCTGGGCCGAAAGACGAACTGTGCGTGGGTGTGCTTTCGGGCACGAGCGTGGATGCCGTCGACGCGGCGTTGGTGAAGTTCGGAGCGCGCATCGAATTGATCGCGACGCACACGCTGCCCTACCCGCCGGAATTGCGCGCGGAGCTCATCGCACTCGCGGTGCCGGGCGCGAATGAAATCGACCGGCTCGGCGCGGCGGACGTCGCGGTCGGCCGGCATTTCGCGCGCGCAGTGCACGAGCTGATCGCGTTCGCGGGGCGCGAGCGCGAGGACATCCGGGCCATCGGCAGCCACGGGCAGACGGTGCGGCACCGGCCGCGCGAGAAAACGCCGTTCACGCTGCAAGTGGGCGATCCGAACACGATCGCGACGGAGACGGGCGTGCCGGTCGTGGCGGATTTTCGTAGAAAAGACATGGCGCTCGGCGGCCAGGGTGCGCCGCTCGTGCCGGCGTTTCACAACGCGGTGTTTCGCAGCCGGCGCGAGGCGCGCGCGGTGGTGAACATCGGCGGCATCGCCAACGTCACGCTGCTGCCGGCCGATCCGAACGCGCTCGTGCTCGGCTACGACACCGGCCCGGGCAACACGCTGCTCGACGCGTGGTGCCGCAGGCAGCTCGGCGAGCCGATGGATCGCGACGGAGCATTCGCGGCGCGCGGGAAGGTGCGCGAGGATTTGCTGCGCGCGTGGCTGGCCGACGATTTTTTCGCCCGCCCGGCGCCGAAGAGCACGGGCCCGGAGTATTTTTCCCCGGCCTGGCTCGAAGCGCGCGTGGGCGACGCCGCGCCGGCGGACGTGCAGGCGACGCTGGTCGCGCTGACGGCGCAAAGCATCAGCGATGCGATCCGCACGCGCATTGGGTTCGAGCACGCCGGCGTGTTCGTGTGCGGCGGCGGCGCGCACAATCCGGTGCTGATGCGCGCGATCGCGGAGCGGCTGCCCCGCTGCAAAGTGCAAACCACCGCGGCGCTCGGCATCGAGCCGGGCTGGGTGGAAGCGATGGCGTTCGCGTGGCTGGCGCGACAGCGCGTGCACGGCGCGCCGGGCAACTGCCCGGCCGTGACGGGAGCGGCGCGGCCGGCGGTGTTGGGCGGATTGTGGCTGCCGGGTTGA
- the murQ gene encoding N-acetylmuramic acid 6-phosphate etherase: MLNTEQPDRRHPELDLYPTEQLVAAFTEDQVFAARVVDAARATLARAVDAAAPRLARGGRLIYVGAGTSGRLGLLDGVELWPTFSWPNERAVALLAGGRNALFVAVEGAEDNHAQGAADVRGVAPTANDVVIGLAASGRTPYVIGGLEAARAAGALTIGLANNPDSPVAAAAEIGITLDTGSEVISGSTRLKAGTAQKIALNTLSSAIMVRLHKVYGNLMVDVLPTNEKLYRRAIALTARATGATDADAKAALESCRYRVKVAIVMLRRGLDAAAAEAALAAVQGNVRAALQS, encoded by the coding sequence ATGCTGAACACCGAGCAGCCGGACCGCCGCCACCCCGAACTCGATCTTTATCCGACGGAGCAACTCGTCGCCGCCTTCACCGAGGATCAGGTCTTCGCCGCTCGTGTCGTCGACGCCGCTCGCGCCACCCTGGCCCGCGCGGTCGATGCCGCGGCACCGCGCCTCGCGCGCGGCGGCCGTCTCATCTACGTCGGCGCCGGCACCTCCGGCCGCCTCGGCCTGCTCGACGGCGTCGAACTCTGGCCGACTTTCTCCTGGCCGAACGAGCGCGCCGTCGCGCTCCTCGCCGGCGGACGCAACGCGCTCTTCGTCGCCGTCGAAGGCGCCGAGGACAACCACGCGCAAGGCGCGGCCGACGTGCGCGGCGTCGCGCCGACCGCGAACGACGTCGTCATCGGTCTCGCGGCCTCCGGCCGCACGCCCTACGTGATCGGCGGACTCGAAGCCGCGCGCGCCGCCGGCGCGCTCACGATCGGCCTCGCTAACAATCCCGACTCGCCCGTCGCCGCCGCCGCCGAGATCGGCATCACGCTCGACACCGGCAGCGAAGTCATCTCCGGCAGCACGCGTCTCAAGGCCGGCACCGCGCAGAAGATCGCGCTCAATACGCTTTCGAGCGCGATCATGGTCCGTCTGCACAAGGTCTACGGCAACCTCATGGTCGACGTCTTGCCGACCAACGAAAAACTCTACCGCCGCGCCATCGCGCTGACCGCGCGCGCCACCGGCGCGACCGACGCCGACGCGAAAGCCGCCCTCGAATCCTGCCGCTACCGCGTGAAAGTCGCCATCGTGATGCTGCGCCGCGGCCTCGATGCCGCCGCCGCCGAAGCCGCCCTCGCCGCGGTGCAAGGCAATGTCCGCGCCGCGCTGCAATCATGA
- a CDS encoding N-acetylmuramoyl-L-alanine amidase yields MKSLRHAALPLLALLALAGCAHRPGTLNKRAGDEIVVAGQLFHTGTKVVTWMDPGGYDAYRVERRFVPYAQSSWAKTVEAKVDFKDPNRYGLRFQKLTPEEIERVRGGGWDLPLLQRTVDQFVIHFDVCGISKQCFNVLHDHRGLSVHFMLDLDGTIYQTLDLKERAYHATTSNHRSVGIEIANMGAYGPGDTKTLDAWYERAPDGRTRIKIPEKLGDPMIRTPNFAARPARVEPVHGNIQGQDLVQYDLTPEQYKALIKLTAALHRVFPKIKLDYPRGPDGKLLPKKLPDDELAKYEGVLGHYHVQTNKVDPGPAFDWDKVILGARRLVP; encoded by the coding sequence ATGAAGTCCCTCCGTCACGCGGCACTCCCGCTCCTCGCCTTGCTCGCTCTCGCCGGTTGCGCGCATCGTCCCGGCACGCTCAACAAGCGCGCGGGCGACGAAATCGTCGTCGCCGGCCAGCTCTTCCACACCGGCACGAAGGTCGTGACGTGGATGGACCCGGGTGGTTACGACGCCTACCGCGTCGAGCGCCGCTTCGTCCCCTACGCACAGAGCAGCTGGGCGAAGACGGTCGAGGCCAAGGTGGATTTCAAGGACCCGAACCGCTACGGCCTGCGCTTCCAGAAACTCACGCCCGAGGAAATCGAGCGCGTGCGCGGCGGCGGCTGGGATCTGCCGCTGCTACAGCGCACCGTCGACCAGTTCGTCATCCACTTCGACGTCTGTGGCATTTCCAAGCAGTGCTTCAACGTCCTGCACGACCACCGCGGCCTCAGCGTGCACTTCATGTTGGATCTCGACGGCACGATCTACCAGACGCTCGACCTCAAGGAGCGCGCGTATCACGCCACGACCTCGAACCACCGCAGCGTCGGCATCGAGATCGCCAACATGGGCGCCTACGGTCCCGGCGACACCAAGACGCTCGACGCGTGGTATGAACGCGCCCCCGACGGCCGCACGCGCATTAAGATTCCCGAAAAACTCGGCGACCCGATGATTCGCACGCCCAATTTCGCCGCCCGCCCCGCGCGCGTCGAGCCCGTGCACGGCAACATCCAAGGCCAGGACCTCGTGCAATACGACCTCACGCCCGAGCAATACAAGGCGCTGATCAAGCTCACCGCCGCGCTCCACCGCGTGTTTCCCAAGATCAAACTCGACTACCCGCGCGGCCCCGACGGCAAGTTGCTCCCGAAGAAACTGCCCGACGACGAACTCGCGAAATACGAAGGCGTCCTCGGCCACTACCACGTGCAGACCAACAAGGTCGACCCGGGGCCGGCCTTCGACTGGGACAAAGTCATCCTCGGCGCCCGCCGGCTCGTGCCGTAA